From one Paenibacillus sp. FSL K6-1330 genomic stretch:
- a CDS encoding serine/threonine-protein kinase — protein sequence MNQPCRLVHGEVLGERYVIDRVIGEGGMSCVYLAEDQKLPGKKWAVKESLSEPGMQRAVQDEAQLLIKLSHPRLPRIVDFFHVQDTGYTYLVMDYIQGMTLEKYFRGYRGNVNPDFIMELIEQLLDVLEYLHNHEPQVIFRDLKPSNIMLTDQLEVRLIDFGIARSYKQESGEDTVKLGTVGFAAPEQYGGRQSDARSDLYGLGALLLYLSTGGKFSEWITGVERHIRGDLPRELVPVIRKLLQYAPEHRYQSTVEVRSALNRQQSITANIAGVQSNTLAGTLVTAVLGTSSGVGTTHSCIAFGHYLASRYGKVAIVEMSAKSTAFTRIQEIAEGGKLGSIRKFEINGIHFWRQTARTEVISLLGGSYDAVVLDLGAYRDSERLEEFLRADLPIVIGSGAEWRQHDVVTLARMLLRHPQAARIYALPLAGEETIQEMRRTLGTNKVYSLPLQLDPFEVPDSSREAFAQLFQDYLPPAERKRRFRFLKN from the coding sequence ATGAATCAGCCTTGCAGATTGGTACATGGGGAAGTGTTGGGCGAGCGTTACGTGATTGACCGCGTGATTGGTGAAGGGGGCATGAGCTGTGTATATCTAGCCGAGGATCAGAAACTGCCCGGGAAGAAATGGGCAGTGAAAGAGAGCTTGTCTGAACCCGGTATGCAGCGCGCCGTTCAGGATGAGGCACAGCTTCTGATTAAACTCAGTCACCCGCGGCTGCCCCGTATTGTCGATTTTTTTCATGTTCAGGATACCGGCTACACCTATTTAGTTATGGATTATATTCAGGGCATGACATTGGAGAAGTACTTCCGAGGATATCGGGGAAATGTGAATCCGGACTTCATTATGGAACTGATCGAGCAATTGCTGGATGTTCTGGAGTATCTCCATAATCACGAACCTCAGGTTATATTCCGAGATTTAAAGCCATCGAACATTATGCTGACCGATCAGCTGGAGGTTAGACTCATCGATTTTGGAATCGCGAGAAGTTATAAACAGGAGAGTGGCGAGGATACGGTCAAGCTAGGCACGGTTGGATTTGCAGCGCCGGAGCAATACGGAGGAAGGCAAAGCGATGCGAGATCGGACCTGTATGGACTTGGTGCGCTTCTGCTTTATCTCTCAACCGGAGGCAAATTCAGTGAATGGATAACGGGCGTGGAGCGACATATTCGTGGCGATTTACCAAGAGAGCTTGTGCCCGTTATCCGAAAGCTGCTGCAGTATGCTCCGGAGCACCGATATCAATCCACAGTAGAGGTTCGTTCAGCACTAAACAGGCAGCAGTCGATTACTGCGAATATTGCGGGTGTTCAGTCCAACACGCTAGCCGGGACGCTTGTGACGGCCGTATTGGGGACATCGTCCGGTGTAGGAACAACGCATAGCTGTATCGCATTTGGTCATTACTTGGCATCAAGGTACGGGAAGGTAGCGATCGTGGAAATGAGCGCAAAATCCACCGCCTTTACCCGGATTCAGGAAATTGCCGAGGGCGGGAAGCTGGGATCTATCCGAAAATTCGAAATCAACGGGATTCATTTCTGGCGGCAAACGGCCAGAACGGAAGTTATTTCGCTGCTCGGAGGCAGCTACGATGCAGTTGTGTTGGATTTGGGAGCATACCGGGACAGCGAACGGCTTGAGGAGTTCCTTCGGGCTGATCTGCCTATCGTTATCGGATCAGGAGCGGAGTGGCGACAGCATGATGTGGTGACGCTGGCCCGGATGCTGTTAAGACACCCACAGGCGGCAAGGATCTATGCACTGCCTCTTGCAGGAGAAGAAACAATTCAAGAAATGAGAAGAACGCTAGGAACGAATAAAGTTTATTCTTTACCCCTGCAATTGGATCCGTTTGAAGTACCGGACAGCAGCAGGGAGGCATTTGCACAGTTATTTCAGGACTACTTGCCGCCGGCAGAAAGGAAGCGAAGATTCAGGTTTCTAAAGAATTAA
- a CDS encoding SAF domain-containing protein, protein MPIIRRRSRKLIFAGLAGAAVTGAVCAGTMMYYVHGYKEQQNVERTKYEQRITELEETQLQQLNSMKVAWVPLKDIPPGHFIDAKDIKEVRLPDDGSSGNLFSVKEEIAGKGAKIELLQGTPITRSMLFEEEPTPSDLRHREMKSVYLPSNLRQGDVIDVRVQFPTGQDYIILSKKKIDKLQNPAFWTTLSEQEILLLSSALVDAYLHDATLYALTYVEPELQDRAIPNYPPNAEVTKLITSNPNIVKKAEKFFEVTLRNTLEEDLKKLQPNQQAQVSDMHHNSIFASGARSPDYWSPASNISPQAKSSTDTEWNNADIRSDDETNTGTPLREERDSEAEQILGSSGSPESQNSSDRELQEAELIFSSP, encoded by the coding sequence ATGCCGATTATCAGGAGGCGCAGCCGCAAACTGATATTTGCTGGACTTGCCGGCGCAGCCGTAACGGGTGCCGTATGTGCTGGTACAATGATGTATTATGTGCACGGTTATAAAGAGCAGCAGAATGTAGAGCGTACTAAATACGAGCAGCGAATCACGGAGCTTGAAGAGACACAGCTGCAGCAGCTCAATTCAATGAAGGTTGCATGGGTTCCGTTAAAAGATATTCCGCCTGGTCATTTCATAGATGCAAAGGATATTAAGGAAGTGCGTTTGCCTGATGACGGTTCTTCCGGCAATCTGTTCTCGGTCAAGGAAGAGATCGCAGGGAAGGGGGCTAAGATCGAGCTGCTGCAGGGAACACCGATTACCCGCTCGATGCTCTTTGAAGAAGAGCCGACACCGTCTGATCTCCGTCATCGGGAGATGAAGTCCGTATATCTGCCAAGCAATTTACGCCAAGGGGATGTGATCGATGTAAGGGTTCAATTTCCTACCGGACAGGATTATATCATTTTATCCAAAAAGAAGATCGACAAGCTTCAAAATCCGGCGTTCTGGACGACGTTAAGCGAACAGGAGATTTTATTGCTTTCCAGCGCTTTGGTGGATGCTTATCTGCATGATGCAACGCTTTATGCACTCACCTATGTAGAGCCGGAGCTGCAAGATAGAGCGATTCCTAACTATCCTCCGAACGCTGAAGTAACGAAGCTGATTACAAGCAACCCGAATATTGTGAAGAAAGCTGAGAAGTTTTTCGAGGTTACGCTGCGAAACACGCTGGAAGAGGATTTAAAGAAGCTTCAACCGAATCAGCAGGCTCAGGTATCTGACATGCATCATAACTCGATCTTTGCTAGCGGTGCAAGGAGTCCGGACTACTGGAGTCCTGCGTCCAACATAAGCCCCCAAGCAAAATCTTCAACGGATACGGAATGGAATAACGCTGACATCCGTTCTGACGATGAGACAAATACAGGGACTCCGCTTCGTGAAGAGCGGGATTCAGAAGCAGAGCAGATTTTGGGATCATCCGGCTCGCCAGAATCCCAGAATAGCAGTGATAGGGAATTACAAGAAGCGGAGTTGATATTCTCAAGTCCTTAG
- a CDS encoding ATPase, T2SS/T4P/T4SS family: MLLGNSLNTIWIIVMILFVLLFVYLRYLDTRKPVATISRGSDPYSLEAMTAFVKESLHQLTHSQLSDLGLHEEEYRRRLNKRSELRSALKGCVSGDVLDKAYVKDFLKQLLVRDLGLNESNIHAAIPFENLTELTAQDQFEIILYLYKQRHGEDALSVLLETYDLAEPRVIPGYGEGSVYAVTAEDIAYIYESEQRPLLFPEKLDIVVQRIYQQYKGFSVVDEIRDQRIDGISGGVSGIPVNRDSGQDIFHSEDEFLGLSFSHPESPATGCESVWIFYRGVSLHLAFLSFGSMLELKRVCQNIYKYNHPGQLSEASGYKVNEMKDGSRVVVVRPPFAESWAFFVRKFDLPKASLDQLITGNGSELVIGLLRYLMKGSRITAITGAQGSGKTTLLMAMVGHIYASYTLRVQEMAFELHLRKIYSRRNILSFRETEHISGQAGLDLQKKTDGTVNILGEVASDEVASWMIQMSQVASLFTVFTHHAKTFKDLVQSLRNSLLKSGVFRQEHIAEQQVVSVINFDIHLRRDADGNRYIERITECIPVEKGSLPPFEGTSEKRWKSSMEEYFQLSAEHMRRLNELSYFVSRNVIEYRDGAYIAAAKLSESSVREMSEQMHPEDAEEFRVFLASGWGEQK, from the coding sequence ATGCTCTTGGGTAATTCCTTGAATACGATATGGATCATCGTCATGATTTTGTTTGTATTGCTGTTTGTATATCTGCGTTATTTGGATACCCGAAAACCGGTGGCTACGATTTCGCGGGGATCGGACCCCTATTCTCTTGAAGCTATGACTGCGTTTGTTAAAGAAAGCCTTCATCAGCTGACGCACAGTCAGTTGTCTGATTTAGGGTTGCACGAAGAGGAGTATCGCCGCAGGCTGAACAAGCGAAGCGAATTGAGAAGTGCCCTCAAGGGCTGCGTTTCCGGAGATGTGCTGGATAAGGCGTATGTAAAGGATTTTTTAAAGCAGCTCCTGGTAAGAGACCTAGGTTTGAACGAGTCCAACATTCATGCAGCCATTCCGTTCGAAAACCTGACCGAGTTAACAGCCCAGGATCAATTCGAGATCATATTATACCTGTATAAGCAGAGGCACGGAGAGGATGCTCTATCCGTACTTCTTGAAACGTATGATCTAGCAGAGCCGCGCGTGATTCCAGGTTATGGAGAGGGCAGCGTCTATGCGGTTACCGCGGAAGACATCGCATATATCTATGAGTCAGAGCAGCGTCCGCTCTTGTTTCCGGAGAAGCTGGACATCGTCGTTCAGCGCATATATCAGCAGTACAAAGGCTTTTCCGTTGTGGATGAAATCAGGGATCAACGGATTGACGGGATCAGTGGCGGCGTTAGTGGCATTCCTGTTAATCGTGACAGCGGGCAGGATATTTTTCACTCCGAGGATGAGTTTTTGGGGCTAAGTTTTTCGCATCCCGAATCGCCAGCAACAGGCTGTGAGAGTGTGTGGATTTTTTATCGAGGGGTGTCGCTGCATCTAGCTTTTTTATCATTTGGTTCGATGCTGGAACTTAAGAGGGTATGTCAAAACATATACAAATACAATCATCCTGGGCAGCTTTCAGAAGCTAGCGGTTATAAAGTGAATGAAATGAAGGATGGCTCCAGGGTCGTTGTGGTCCGGCCCCCATTTGCCGAGTCCTGGGCGTTCTTTGTCCGCAAGTTTGATCTGCCCAAGGCTTCGCTGGATCAGTTAATTACGGGAAACGGCTCCGAATTGGTGATCGGTTTGTTGAGGTATTTAATGAAAGGCAGCCGGATTACGGCAATCACCGGTGCTCAGGGATCCGGAAAAACAACGCTGCTCATGGCGATGGTGGGTCATATTTATGCGTCTTATACTCTTCGGGTTCAGGAGATGGCCTTTGAGCTGCATTTAAGGAAAATCTACAGCCGCAGGAATATTCTCAGCTTCAGGGAAACCGAGCATATTAGTGGGCAGGCAGGTCTGGATCTGCAGAAGAAAACGGACGGTACCGTTAATATTCTTGGTGAGGTTGCCAGTGACGAGGTTGCGTCATGGATGATACAGATGTCTCAAGTGGCAAGTTTGTTTACCGTGTTTACCCATCATGCCAAGACATTCAAAGACCTTGTACAATCCTTGCGCAACTCCTTGCTCAAGAGCGGCGTTTTCAGGCAAGAGCATATTGCTGAGCAGCAGGTGGTCAGCGTGATCAACTTTGATATTCATCTTAGAAGAGACGCTGACGGTAACCGTTACATAGAGCGTATTACAGAGTGCATCCCGGTTGAGAAGGGATCCCTGCCACCATTCGAGGGAACTTCGGAAAAACGCTGGAAGAGCAGCATGGAGGAGTATTTTCAGCTAAGTGCAGAACATATGCGGAGATTGAACGAATTAAGTTATTTCGTATCCCGTAATGTAATTGAATACCGGGACGGTGCCTATATCGCTGCCGCCAAGTTATCCGAAAGCAGTGTTCGTGAAATGTCCGAGCAGATGCATCCGGAAGATGCCGAAGAATTCAGAGTGTTTCTGGCTTCGGGTTGGGGGGAACAAAAGTGA
- a CDS encoding ABC transporter permease yields the protein MNNASSALKVAAGIFLTIALITIVVILFISAQEATKTAQNNFSDIQTELSQAAFTVYDGTTISGSQVTNALRKYKDKDQFGVFIATGKNKAGQWYGNVLEKDGSIPNPDSRQGNIEHVMDEKSPEYVNPSGKFKATIVKDDSNVIRGIKFDQ from the coding sequence ATGAATAATGCATCATCCGCTTTAAAGGTTGCAGCAGGTATATTTCTGACCATTGCTCTGATTACCATTGTTGTTATTTTGTTTATCTCGGCGCAGGAGGCAACCAAAACTGCTCAGAACAACTTTTCAGATATTCAGACAGAGCTGTCCCAGGCAGCATTTACCGTATATGACGGAACAACCATCAGCGGTTCTCAGGTGACAAACGCACTGCGCAAATACAAGGACAAGGATCAATTTGGCGTTTTCATAGCAACAGGCAAAAATAAAGCAGGGCAATGGTACGGCAATGTGTTGGAGAAGGACGGTTCGATTCCCAATCCGGATTCAAGACAGGGAAATATCGAACACGTTATGGATGAGAAAAGCCCGGAGTACGTCAATCCAAGCGGGAAATTCAAGGCCACCATCGTTAAGGATGATTCCAACGTGATCAGAGGCATCAAGTTTGATCAATAG
- a CDS encoding ABC-F family ATP-binding cassette domain-containing protein — translation MSLLTVENVSHNFGERTLFKNVSFRLLAGEHVGLVGANGVGKSTLMNILTGQLLKDSGKVEWTPKIRYGYLDQHTKLTPGKTVRDVLKDAFLPLLELEKEMMEITNKMSDASPEELELLLEQMGEIQEQLDIGDFYMLDVKVEEMANGLGLSVIGLDRDVATLSGGQRTKVLLAKLLLEKPNVLLLDEPTNYLDVEHIDWLTQYLKQYPYAFILISHDTEFMNQVVDVIYHLEFAKLTRYTANYEKFLEMADINKNQHIDAYEKQQEFIKKQEDFIQRNKARYSTSGRAKSREKQLDRMERIDRPEEAAKPVFNFKESRASGKTVFEGIDFEIGYDRPLLPKMNILIERGEKIAIVGCNGVGKSTLLKTILGKIPALSGKTYQGDFLVPAYFEQEVRPGNITPIDDVWNEFSHLNQHEVRAALARCGLKNEHITRPLKALSGGEQAKVRLCKLLMRESNWILFDEPTNHLDVVAKEELRRALKEYKGTILLVSHEPEFYEDWVTKIWNVEDWSNQNS, via the coding sequence ATGAGTTTATTGACTGTAGAGAACGTATCACATAATTTCGGGGAACGTACTCTATTTAAGAATGTATCCTTTCGTTTGTTGGCAGGCGAACATGTTGGTTTGGTTGGAGCAAACGGCGTAGGCAAATCAACACTAATGAATATTTTGACCGGGCAGCTGTTAAAAGACAGCGGCAAGGTGGAGTGGACACCGAAGATCCGGTACGGATACCTGGATCAGCACACCAAACTGACACCTGGCAAAACGGTTCGTGATGTGTTGAAGGATGCCTTCCTGCCTCTGCTGGAGCTGGAAAAAGAAATGATGGAGATCACCAATAAGATGAGTGATGCTTCTCCCGAAGAGTTGGAGCTGCTGCTCGAACAAATGGGTGAAATTCAGGAGCAGCTGGATATCGGGGATTTCTACATGTTGGACGTAAAGGTTGAAGAGATGGCGAATGGTCTTGGGTTATCCGTCATTGGCTTGGATCGCGATGTAGCAACATTAAGTGGGGGACAGCGTACTAAAGTATTGCTTGCAAAGCTTCTTCTGGAGAAGCCCAATGTACTGTTGTTGGACGAGCCCACCAACTATCTGGATGTTGAGCATATTGATTGGCTCACTCAATATTTGAAGCAATACCCATATGCTTTCATCTTGATATCCCATGATACGGAATTTATGAACCAGGTGGTGGATGTGATCTATCATTTGGAATTTGCAAAATTGACTCGCTATACAGCGAACTACGAGAAGTTCCTGGAAATGGCCGATATCAATAAGAATCAGCATATTGATGCTTACGAGAAGCAGCAGGAATTCATCAAGAAGCAGGAAGACTTCATTCAGCGGAACAAGGCCCGTTACTCCACCTCTGGCCGAGCGAAAAGCCGGGAGAAGCAGCTGGATCGTATGGAGCGGATTGACCGCCCCGAGGAAGCAGCTAAACCTGTGTTTAACTTCAAGGAATCCCGTGCTAGTGGTAAAACGGTATTCGAGGGGATCGATTTTGAGATCGGATATGATCGACCGTTGCTCCCCAAAATGAATATCCTGATCGAGCGAGGAGAGAAAATTGCCATTGTTGGCTGTAATGGCGTAGGTAAATCAACGCTGCTGAAGACCATATTAGGCAAAATCCCGGCGCTCTCCGGGAAGACGTATCAAGGGGATTTCCTGGTGCCTGCTTATTTTGAGCAGGAAGTACGTCCAGGGAATATTACGCCGATTGATGATGTGTGGAACGAATTCTCACACTTGAACCAGCACGAGGTTCGTGCAGCGCTTGCTCGCTGCGGGCTCAAAAACGAGCATATTACCCGTCCATTGAAGGCACTTAGCGGCGGAGAGCAAGCCAAGGTCCGTCTGTGTAAACTTCTGATGCGCGAGAGCAATTGGATTCTGTTTGACGAACCGACGAACCACCTTGATGTTGTGGCTAAGGAAGAACTAAGACGTGCTTTGAAAGAATATAAAGGCACAATCCTGCTGGTTTCCCACGAACCTGAGTTTTATGAGGATTGGGTGACCAAGATCTGGAACGTCGAAGACTGGTCCAACCAGAATTCCTGA
- a CDS encoding aminoglycoside phosphotransferase family protein: MNWENNLNQGEDVMLSPEKSVIRRGQIVYRPAGAWTPAVHSLLRHLRQSGFTSIPDIIGSGCNEKGQEMLSYIEGEFVHPGPWSDEGIIEVGQLLRQLHDASATFKPQPGLVWKPWFLRKLGDTRVVYSHGDIAPWNMVTRDGRPIALIDWEYAGPVHPFLELARVCWLFPQLHDDDVAERVGLPNAEVRARQLRLLVDAYGLDPTSRAALFEMIVEVVVRETAEEAIELQVTPETEGLLWGIAWEGAECGLDSASSQYNGEGAKY; this comes from the coding sequence ATGAATTGGGAAAATAACTTAAATCAGGGAGAAGACGTCATGCTCTCTCCCGAGAAGTCGGTTATACGGCGGGGCCAGATTGTGTACCGCCCCGCCGGAGCTTGGACTCCGGCTGTACACTCTTTGTTGAGGCATTTGAGGCAATCAGGGTTTACATCGATTCCGGATATTATAGGTTCAGGATGTAATGAGAAAGGCCAAGAGATGTTAAGTTATATCGAAGGCGAATTTGTTCATCCCGGGCCTTGGAGCGACGAAGGTATCATCGAAGTAGGACAATTATTACGGCAGCTTCATGACGCTTCTGCTACATTTAAACCCCAACCCGGGCTTGTCTGGAAGCCATGGTTCCTGCGTAAACTGGGTGACACCAGGGTTGTATACAGCCACGGTGATATTGCCCCTTGGAATATGGTTACCCGTGATGGGAGGCCGATTGCATTAATTGACTGGGAATACGCTGGCCCTGTACATCCGTTTCTTGAACTAGCCCGCGTATGTTGGCTATTTCCGCAGCTGCATGATGATGATGTAGCTGAAAGGGTTGGTTTGCCAAATGCAGAGGTTCGTGCAAGGCAGCTCCGCTTATTGGTTGACGCATATGGCCTCGATCCAACTAGTAGGGCCGCCCTCTTTGAGATGATCGTTGAAGTGGTCGTAAGGGAAACGGCAGAGGAAGCGATCGAGTTACAGGTCACGCCGGAAACGGAAGGCCTTCTATGGGGGATTGCCTGGGAGGGCGCGGAGTGCGGCCTGGATTCTGCGTCATCGCAGTATAATGGAGAAGGCGCTAAATACTAG
- a CDS encoding ThiF family adenylyltransferase, whose product MKREREDRYSRQERFTPFGKEGQLRLRDSHVLVLGAGALGSAIAETLVRAGVGHVTIVDRDYVEWSNLQRQQLFTEQDAIDRLPKAVAAAKRLSEINSDGIVDGIVMDVRAQELSVLCQGVDLMMDATDNFGTRLILNDIGFKHGIPWIYGGCVGSSGMSYTFLPGETPCLNCLLGTIPLGGDTCDINGILPQAVQVVVAHQTMEAMKLLSGHRHALRKKMLSFDLWRNERVEFGVDRAKKSDCPTCGEHPKYPYLTAEHADKSEVLCGRDTVQIRPARPLQLQLDEMADRLNRLHHGKATVTPYMIIYQVNPHRLVIFRDGRTLVHGTSDIAKARSLYNQYVGG is encoded by the coding sequence ATGAAAAGGGAACGAGAGGATCGGTATTCTAGGCAAGAGCGCTTTACGCCATTTGGAAAAGAGGGCCAGCTCCGCCTCCGGGACAGTCACGTGCTCGTTCTTGGTGCTGGGGCGCTGGGAAGCGCTATAGCTGAAACTTTGGTTCGCGCAGGTGTCGGGCATGTAACGATCGTGGATCGGGATTACGTGGAATGGAGCAATCTGCAGCGTCAGCAGCTGTTTACCGAACAGGATGCGATCGATCGATTACCGAAGGCCGTAGCAGCGGCTAAAAGGTTATCCGAAATTAATTCGGATGGTATCGTAGATGGTATCGTTATGGATGTACGTGCCCAGGAACTGTCGGTACTCTGTCAAGGCGTTGATTTGATGATGGATGCTACCGATAATTTCGGGACCCGGCTGATCCTGAACGACATCGGTTTTAAGCATGGAATCCCGTGGATTTACGGAGGCTGCGTGGGAAGTTCAGGCATGAGTTACACATTCTTGCCGGGAGAGACGCCATGCTTGAACTGTCTGCTTGGAACGATTCCCTTGGGTGGTGACACCTGCGACATTAACGGAATTCTTCCGCAAGCGGTACAGGTGGTCGTTGCCCATCAAACGATGGAAGCGATGAAGCTTTTGTCAGGACACCGACATGCTCTTAGAAAAAAGATGCTGTCGTTCGATTTATGGCGTAATGAACGGGTGGAGTTTGGCGTGGACCGAGCGAAAAAATCGGACTGCCCCACATGCGGGGAGCATCCGAAATATCCTTACTTGACGGCTGAACACGCGGATAAAAGCGAGGTGTTGTGCGGCAGGGATACGGTACAGATTAGGCCAGCCAGACCGCTGCAGCTTCAGCTGGATGAAATGGCCGATCGATTGAACAGGCTTCATCATGGAAAAGCAACCGTAACGCCGTATATGATCATCTATCAGGTGAATCCACATCGTTTGGTTATATTCCGGGACGGCAGAACCCTGGTGCATGGCACATCGGATATCGCCAAGGCCAGGTCGCTGTACAATCAATACGTTGGTGGGTAA